One Chionomys nivalis chromosome 4, mChiNiv1.1, whole genome shotgun sequence genomic region harbors:
- the Mns1 gene encoding meiosis-specific nuclear structural protein 1 gives MASRRRALSFSERHQKLVDENFRKSLHIQILNKLERQTRNQIVQNENDERVERKRFLRVLQNEQFELDMEEAIQKAEENKMLRDRQLEQEERLANELARLKHESLKDEKMRQQVRENSIELRELEQKLKAAYMNKERAAQIAERDAIKYEQMKRDAEIGRTMMEEHERFLKEESIKQDRRNREKAQYHLDLEKQLKEQERRKEEAYEQLLKEKLMIDEIVRKIYEEDQLERQQKLEKLTTTKKYIDEFQQEQALWRQKKREEMEEENRKIIEFASIQQQREGERMARVQETEEKRAQRQNLLLQKLEEMLRQREDLEQVRQELCQEEQAEILKQKLKEEAEQKLRKQREMKQDFEDQMALKEIILQAAKEEEETFRKAMLAKFAEDDRIELMNAQKQRMKQLEHKRAVEKLIEERRSQFLADKKRELEELQLQQRRQGCINEIIEEERLRLLKEHAAKLLGYLPKGVFKREDDVDMLGEEFKKAYQKRGEASEEK, from the exons ATG GCCTCCAGAAGGAGAGCTTTGAGCTTTAGTGAAAGACACCAGAAGCTAGTGGATGAAAACTTCCGCAAATCGTTGCATATCCAAATCTTGAATAAGTTAGAGAGGCAAACCAGGAACCAGATCGTGCAAAATGAAAACGACGAGAGGGTCGAACGGAAGAGATTCCTCAGGGTGCTGCAGAATGAGCAGTTTGAGCTGGACATGGAAGAAGCCATCCAAAAA GCAGAAGAGAACAAGATGTTGAGGGATCGACAGctggagcaggaagagagacttGCCAATGAGCTGGCCCGACTAAAGCACGAGAGTCTGAAGGACGAGAAGATGAGGCAGCAAGTGCGAGAGAACAG CATTGAACTCAGAGAATTGGAACAGAAATTGAAAGCCGCTTACATGAATAAGGAGAGAGCTGCCCAGATTGCCGAGAGGGACGCCATCAAATACGAGCAAATG AAACGTGATGCCGAGATAGGCAGGACCATGATGGAGGAGCACGAGAGGTTCCTGAAGGAAGAGAGCATCAAGCAAGACCGGCGGAACAGGGAGAAGGCGCAGTACCACCTGGACCTGGAGAAGCAGCTCAAAGAGCAGGAGCGGAGGAAGGAGGAGGCCTATGAgcagctgctgaaagagaaactCATGATTGACGAAATAGTCAGGAAGATCTACGAGGAGGACCAGTT GGAAAGACAGCAAAAATTAGAGAAACTGACCACAACTAAGAAGTACATTGACGAGTTCCAGCAGGAGCAAGCCCTCTGGAGACAGAAGAAGCgtgaggagatggaggaggagaacagGAAGATTATAGAGTTTGCCAGCATACAGCAGCAAAGAGAAGGCGAGCGGATGGCCAGAGTTCAAGAGACTGAGGAAAAGAGGGCCCAGCGCCAGAATCTG CTGCTCCAGAAACTGGAGGAAATGCTGCGGCAGCGCGAGGACCTGGAGCAGGTGCGGCAAGAGCTATGCCAGGAGGAGCAGGCCGAGATCCTGAAGCAGAAACTGAAG GAAGAAGCAGAGCAGAAACTgcggaagcagagggagatgaagcAAGACTTTGAAGACCAAATGGCCCTGAAGGAAATAATACTACAGGCcgcaaaagaggaggaggagacctTCAGAAAAGCCATGCTGGCTAAGTTCGCTGAAGACGACCGGATAGAGCTCATGAATGCCCAGAAACAACGGATGAAGCAGCTGGAGCACAAGCGGGCCGTGGAGAAACTAATCGAGGAGCGGCGCAGCCAGTTCCTTGCAGACAAA AAACGCGAGCTGGAGGAATTGCAGCTACAGCAAAGACGGCAAGGCTGCATCAATGAGATTATTGAAGAAGAAAGGCTGAGACTCCTCAAAGAACATGCTGCAAAATTACTAGGCTATCTCCCCAAA ggagtgTTTAAAAGAGAGGACGACGTTGACATGCTCGGTGAAGAGTTTAAGAAAGCTTATCAGAAAAGGGGGGAAGCCAGTGAAGAGAAGTGA